The Thioalkalivibrio sulfidiphilus HL-EbGr7 genome includes a window with the following:
- a CDS encoding sucrose synthase has translation MTQPTRDALELHREAAYLLLRRYLALGRPFLLRSELQDGFQALCLERDEPGLAESPLADLVGQAQEAVLAAPWVCLALRPRIGRWQFLRIHADDLSVEDLGVSEFLAIKERLVCPAPRHGRPLEFDIEPFNREFPRLRETRSIGRGVEFLNRKLSSQLFDRANGGLDKLFRFLREHRCDGRLLMINDRIRDVDALRVAIRDAEQRLARLKRDTPWADFAHPLQDLGFEPGWGRDAGRVQETLRLLSELLEAPSPESLERFLARIPMIFSLLILSPHGFFGQAGVLGLPDTGGQVVYILDQVRALEREMRDRLAEQGLDIEPRIRVVTRLIPEARGTSCDQPEEAVSGTENARILRVPFRREDGEVVPQWISRFEIWPYLERFADEVERTILADLGGRPDLIIGNYSDGNLVASLLSARLHVTQCNIAHALEKTKYLYSDLYWKDNDAQYHFATQFTADLIAMNAADFIITSTYQEIAGTGEDIGQYESYMSFSLPDLYRVVRGIDVFDPKFNIVSPGADDRVYFPYTEEERRITGLHEEIEALLFGGHRDDARGVLAAPERPVIFTMARLDRIKNIAGLVSWYAQNAELRARANLVVVAGTVDPSRSDDQEEQAQIARMHQLFDAHDLNDCVRWLGVRLDKTLSGELYRCIADRRGVFVQPALFEAFGLTVIEAMASGLPTFATRYGGPLEIIEDGVSGYHIDPNHGEQAARILMEFLERCASDPDHWQQISRSAIRRVEQRYTWKLYAERMMTLSRIYGFWKYVTNLERAETRRYLEMFHALQYRPLALLK, from the coding sequence ATGACCCAGCCCACCCGGGACGCCCTGGAACTGCACCGGGAAGCCGCCTACCTGCTGCTCAGACGCTACCTGGCCCTGGGCCGCCCTTTCCTGCTGCGCTCGGAGCTGCAGGACGGCTTCCAGGCCCTGTGCCTGGAGCGGGACGAGCCGGGGCTGGCCGAGAGCCCCCTGGCGGACCTGGTGGGCCAGGCCCAGGAGGCGGTGCTGGCGGCCCCCTGGGTCTGCCTGGCCCTGCGCCCGCGCATCGGCCGCTGGCAGTTCCTGCGCATCCACGCCGACGACCTGAGCGTCGAGGACCTGGGGGTGAGCGAGTTCCTGGCCATCAAGGAGCGCCTGGTGTGCCCCGCGCCCCGCCATGGCCGGCCCCTGGAGTTCGACATCGAGCCCTTCAACCGGGAGTTTCCGCGCCTGCGCGAGACCCGCTCCATCGGCCGCGGCGTGGAGTTCCTCAACCGCAAGCTCTCCAGCCAGCTGTTCGACCGGGCCAACGGCGGCCTGGACAAGCTGTTCCGCTTCCTGCGTGAACACCGCTGCGATGGCCGGCTGCTCATGATCAACGACCGCATCCGGGACGTGGATGCCCTGCGGGTGGCGATCCGGGACGCGGAACAGCGCCTGGCCCGGCTCAAGCGGGACACCCCCTGGGCGGACTTCGCCCATCCCCTGCAGGACCTCGGTTTCGAGCCCGGCTGGGGTCGGGATGCGGGCCGGGTACAGGAGACCCTGCGCCTGCTCTCGGAACTGCTGGAGGCGCCGTCCCCGGAGAGCCTGGAACGCTTCCTGGCGCGCATCCCCATGATCTTCAGCCTGCTGATCCTCTCCCCCCACGGTTTCTTCGGCCAGGCGGGGGTGCTGGGCCTGCCGGACACCGGCGGGCAGGTGGTCTACATCCTGGACCAGGTGCGCGCCCTGGAGCGGGAGATGCGGGACCGGCTGGCGGAACAGGGCCTGGACATCGAGCCGCGCATCCGGGTGGTGACCCGCCTGATCCCCGAGGCCCGGGGCACCAGCTGCGACCAGCCCGAGGAGGCCGTCTCCGGCACCGAGAACGCGCGCATCCTGCGGGTGCCGTTTCGCCGCGAGGACGGCGAGGTGGTGCCCCAGTGGATCTCCCGCTTCGAGATCTGGCCCTACCTGGAACGCTTCGCCGACGAGGTGGAACGCACCATCCTGGCGGACCTGGGCGGACGCCCGGACCTGATCATCGGCAACTACTCCGACGGCAACCTGGTGGCCTCCCTGCTCTCGGCCCGTCTGCACGTGACCCAGTGCAATATCGCCCACGCCCTGGAGAAGACCAAGTACCTGTATTCCGATCTCTACTGGAAGGACAACGACGCCCAGTACCACTTCGCCACCCAGTTCACCGCCGACCTGATCGCCATGAACGCGGCGGACTTCATCATCACCAGCACCTACCAGGAGATCGCTGGCACCGGCGAGGACATCGGCCAGTACGAGAGCTACATGAGCTTTTCCCTGCCGGATCTCTACCGGGTGGTGCGCGGCATCGACGTGTTCGACCCCAAGTTCAACATCGTCTCCCCGGGCGCCGATGACCGGGTGTACTTCCCCTACACGGAGGAAGAGCGGCGCATCACCGGGCTGCACGAGGAGATCGAGGCGCTGCTGTTCGGCGGGCACCGCGACGATGCCCGCGGCGTGCTGGCGGCACCGGAGCGGCCGGTGATCTTCACCATGGCGCGCCTGGACCGGATCAAGAACATCGCGGGACTCGTCTCCTGGTACGCGCAGAACGCCGAGCTGCGCGCGCGGGCCAACCTGGTGGTGGTGGCCGGCACGGTGGACCCGTCACGCTCCGACGACCAGGAGGAACAGGCCCAGATCGCCCGGATGCACCAGCTGTTCGACGCGCATGATCTCAACGACTGCGTGCGCTGGCTGGGCGTGCGTCTCGACAAGACCCTGTCCGGGGAGCTGTATCGCTGCATCGCCGACCGGCGCGGCGTGTTCGTGCAGCCGGCCCTGTTCGAGGCCTTCGGCCTCACGGTGATCGAGGCCATGGCCTCGGGCCTGCCCACCTTCGCCACCCGCTACGGCGGGCCGCTGGAGATCATCGAGGACGGCGTCAGCGGCTATCACATCGACCCCAACCACGGCGAACAGGCCGCGCGCATCCTGATGGAATTCCTCGAACGCTGCGCGTCCGACCCGGACCACTGGCAGCAGATCTCAAGGAGTGCCATCAGGCGCGTGGAGCAACGTTACACCTGGAAGCTGTACGCGGAGCGCATGATGACCCTGTCACGCATCTACGGTTTCTGGAAATACGTCACCAACCTGGAACGGGCCGAGACCCGGCGTTACCTGGAGATGTTCCACGCCCTGCAGTACCGGCCGCTGGCGTTGCTGAAGTAG
- a CDS encoding MarR family winged helix-turn-helix transcriptional regulator gives MATPHSEMSRHGAGQDAVSPQGPSVQTASVQTVIRQLRIVFRALQTHSRSIEKACGVSAAQLWALWELHRSPGLSVGDLSQCLMIHPSTASNMLDKLEKKHLVERRRAGLDQRVVTLYLTARGAELLEAAPAPAQGELNRALQALPLDQLASLESGLAALLEGMDERDDDAALRPIDNED, from the coding sequence ATGGCCACACCCCATTCCGAGATGAGCCGGCACGGCGCCGGTCAGGATGCCGTTTCCCCGCAGGGCCCCAGCGTTCAGACGGCCAGCGTTCAGACGGTGATCCGCCAGTTGCGCATTGTGTTCCGGGCCCTGCAGACCCACTCCCGCAGCATCGAGAAGGCCTGCGGCGTCAGTGCCGCCCAGCTGTGGGCCCTGTGGGAACTGCACCGAAGCCCCGGCCTGAGCGTGGGGGACCTGTCCCAGTGCCTGATGATCCACCCGTCCACGGCCTCCAACATGCTGGACAAGCTGGAGAAGAAGCACCTGGTGGAGCGCCGCCGCGCGGGCCTGGACCAGCGGGTGGTGACGCTCTACCTCACCGCCCGGGGCGCGGAACTGCTGGAGGCGGCCCCGGCCCCCGCCCAGGGTGAGCTCAACCGTGCCCTGCAGGCCCTGCCCCTGGACCAGCTCGCGTCCCTGGAATCCGGTCTCGCCGCCTTGCTGGAAGGCATGGACGAGCGCGACGATGACGCAGCCCTGCGGCCCATCGACAACGAGGACTGA
- a CDS encoding Zn-dependent hydrolase, which produces MNHPIRVNFERLREDVLALSRIGQTPDQGIHRMAFSEGDLEGRRWFRSRIEAAGLEVYEDGAANLHARLDWDDKRPSVMMGSHLDTVPGGGPLDGALGVLVGLEVLRTVKEAGVALKHPLEAVDFTDEEGRFGGLFGSQAIAGQLTPAVIHNARDLDGVTLTEAMASWGLDANAALFARRAPDSIHAYLELHIEQGPVLDRNQVSIGVVDAITGLFKWDVRLMGQTNHAGTTPMDMRVDSFQGLAEFAGEINRILEEHGSPHSRATIGRVELKPGAANTVPGQTSFSLDVRDTDAETLRNLADAFRRTLSALARRRDLMFEFDVLSEIPPMRCDPGLVQLVTDTAERLELKHLRMPSGAAHDAQIMGSVTRTGMIFVPSLEGKSHSASEWTAWEDIERGANLALHTVLQLAAADAGAAIREQKPKRKQA; this is translated from the coding sequence ATGAACCACCCTATCCGAGTCAACTTTGAACGCCTGCGCGAGGACGTGCTGGCCCTGTCGCGCATCGGCCAGACCCCCGACCAGGGCATCCACCGGATGGCCTTCAGCGAGGGCGATCTGGAGGGCCGTCGCTGGTTCCGGTCGCGCATCGAGGCGGCGGGGCTGGAGGTCTACGAGGACGGCGCCGCCAACCTGCACGCGCGTCTGGACTGGGACGACAAGCGCCCCAGCGTGATGATGGGCTCGCACCTGGACACGGTGCCCGGCGGCGGCCCCCTGGACGGGGCGCTCGGCGTGCTGGTGGGGCTCGAGGTGCTGCGCACCGTCAAGGAGGCGGGCGTTGCGCTCAAGCATCCCCTGGAGGCGGTGGACTTCACCGACGAGGAGGGGCGCTTCGGCGGCCTGTTCGGCTCCCAGGCCATCGCCGGGCAGCTGACGCCGGCGGTGATCCACAACGCCCGGGACCTGGATGGCGTGACGCTGACCGAGGCCATGGCCTCCTGGGGGCTGGACGCCAACGCCGCCCTGTTCGCCCGGCGTGCGCCGGATTCCATCCACGCCTACCTGGAGCTGCACATCGAGCAGGGCCCGGTGCTGGACCGCAACCAGGTGTCCATCGGCGTGGTGGACGCCATCACCGGCCTGTTCAAGTGGGACGTGCGCCTCATGGGCCAGACCAACCACGCGGGCACCACCCCCATGGACATGCGCGTGGACAGCTTCCAGGGCCTGGCGGAATTCGCCGGCGAGATCAACCGCATCCTGGAGGAGCACGGCAGCCCCCACAGCCGCGCCACCATCGGCCGGGTGGAGCTCAAGCCCGGCGCCGCCAACACCGTGCCGGGGCAGACCAGCTTCTCCCTGGACGTGCGTGACACCGATGCCGAGACCCTCAGGAACCTGGCGGATGCCTTCCGCCGGACCCTCTCGGCCCTGGCCCGTCGCCGGGACCTGATGTTCGAGTTCGACGTGCTCTCGGAGATCCCGCCCATGCGCTGCGATCCCGGCCTGGTGCAGCTGGTGACCGACACCGCCGAACGTCTCGAACTCAAGCACCTGCGCATGCCGAGCGGCGCCGCCCACGACGCCCAGATCATGGGCTCGGTGACCCGCACCGGCATGATCTTCGTGCCGAGCCTGGAGGGCAAAAGCCACTCGGCCTCCGAGTGGACCGCCTGGGAGGACATCGAGCGGGGCGCGAACCTGGCCTTGCACACGGTGTTGCAGCTGGCCGCCGCGGATGCCGGCGCGGCCATCAGAGAACAAAAACCGAAGAGGAAGCAGGCATGA
- a CDS encoding cysteine hydrolase family protein, with product MSKPDNVTDLSKYDSIDPLRDQYRETLITNRILKRELGAHHAALLCIDLQYLDAARGYGVFADCERSGVPIEAQEYYFNALENQVLPNVRRLQDAFRAVGLEVIHTRIQSLTADGRDRGPGHKRLNLHAAPGSKEAEFVEMVAPQGDEIIINKTASGVFTSTNLEYVLRNLEITSLFVVGVYSNECVSTAIRDACDLGFYVTLIEDGCATVTPQMQQATLTTIKDRYARVMSTEEALAEVAKVAEAS from the coding sequence ATGAGCAAGCCGGACAACGTTACCGACCTGTCGAAGTACGACAGCATCGACCCGCTCAGGGACCAGTACCGCGAGACCCTGATCACCAACCGAATCCTGAAGCGCGAGCTGGGCGCCCACCACGCGGCCCTGCTGTGCATCGACCTGCAGTACCTGGATGCGGCGCGGGGCTACGGGGTGTTCGCCGACTGCGAGCGATCCGGCGTGCCCATCGAGGCCCAGGAGTACTACTTCAACGCCCTGGAGAACCAGGTGCTGCCCAACGTGCGGCGCCTGCAGGACGCATTCCGCGCCGTGGGCCTGGAGGTGATCCACACCCGCATCCAGTCGCTCACCGCCGACGGCCGCGACCGGGGTCCGGGGCACAAGCGACTCAACCTGCATGCCGCGCCCGGTTCCAAGGAAGCGGAGTTCGTGGAGATGGTCGCACCCCAGGGCGACGAGATCATCATCAACAAGACCGCCAGCGGCGTGTTCACCTCCACGAACCTGGAGTACGTGCTGCGCAACCTGGAGATCACGTCGCTGTTCGTGGTGGGGGTCTACAGCAACGAGTGCGTCTCCACCGCCATCCGCGATGCCTGTGACCTGGGCTTCTACGTGACCCTGATCGAGGACGGTTGCGCGACGGTGACCCCGCAGATGCAGCAGGCGACGCTGACCACCATCAAGGACCGCTATGCCCGGGTGATGAGCACCGAAGAGGCGCTGGCCGAGGTGGCCAAGGTGGCGGAGGCCTCGTGA
- a CDS encoding sodium:solute symporter family transporter, with amino-acid sequence MNGLEALALPANIAWLILGAFSVVWVFLGWYLGRRARTVDDYMLAGRNVGLALATATAMATWVTTNTTMAAPQFALQLGIWGMVGYALGSVGLILFAPLAGRIRRLMPGGFTSGDFIRLRYGKTAWRVFLVISLIYGLGWLISLGMAGGVLIEALAGIDYRVGMSVILFICVLYTLLGGLRAVIGTDFVQTILILVGLVILAWLVIAQVGFGEIHVTVSEQRPELLNLLFPAAIMFLFNNLLFGVGEIFHSNVWWSRAFAFGQGVGKRAYLMAGLLWMPIPIVAGFIALATPALGINVPGADMVGPLVAGELLGLAGAIIVFIVVFSALASSLDSVLAATSDLVTRDIYKGHLRKSAGEREVYLAAKSIVLFLGVITWAVCMLRLGTLGAVLQFLGAFVASTIMPIVAGLYWRRTNPWGVIAAMVLGTVIGLYSYFAIGFYVAALVSAAISMALVLISTWLWPRDFQWASLREAPAHG; translated from the coding sequence GTGAACGGGCTGGAAGCCTTGGCGCTGCCGGCGAACATCGCCTGGCTGATTCTGGGCGCATTCAGCGTTGTGTGGGTCTTCCTGGGCTGGTATCTGGGGCGCAGAGCACGGACCGTGGATGACTACATGCTGGCCGGGCGCAACGTGGGTCTGGCGCTGGCCACCGCCACGGCCATGGCCACCTGGGTGACCACCAACACCACCATGGCCGCGCCCCAGTTCGCACTGCAACTGGGCATCTGGGGCATGGTGGGTTATGCCCTGGGCTCTGTGGGACTGATCCTGTTCGCGCCACTGGCGGGGCGCATCCGCAGGTTGATGCCGGGCGGCTTTACCAGTGGCGATTTCATCCGTCTGCGCTATGGCAAAACCGCCTGGCGCGTGTTCCTGGTGATCTCGCTGATCTACGGCCTGGGCTGGCTGATCAGCCTGGGCATGGCCGGCGGCGTGCTCATCGAGGCGCTCGCCGGTATCGACTACCGGGTGGGCATGAGCGTGATCCTGTTCATCTGCGTGCTGTACACCCTGCTGGGTGGTCTGCGCGCGGTGATCGGCACCGACTTCGTTCAGACGATTCTGATCCTGGTTGGCCTGGTCATCCTGGCGTGGCTGGTGATCGCTCAGGTCGGCTTCGGTGAAATCCACGTGACGGTCTCGGAACAGCGTCCCGAACTGCTGAATCTGCTGTTCCCCGCCGCGATTATGTTCCTGTTCAACAACCTGCTGTTCGGCGTGGGCGAGATCTTCCATTCCAACGTGTGGTGGAGCCGCGCCTTCGCCTTCGGCCAGGGTGTCGGCAAGCGGGCCTACCTGATGGCGGGCCTGCTGTGGATGCCCATTCCCATCGTCGCCGGATTCATAGCCCTGGCCACGCCGGCGCTCGGCATCAACGTGCCGGGCGCCGACATGGTGGGGCCCCTGGTGGCCGGTGAGCTGCTGGGTCTGGCTGGGGCCATCATCGTCTTCATCGTGGTGTTCTCGGCGCTCGCTTCCAGCCTCGACTCGGTGCTGGCGGCGACCTCGGACCTGGTGACCCGGGACATCTACAAGGGCCACCTGCGCAAGTCTGCGGGTGAGCGGGAAGTGTATCTGGCCGCCAAGAGCATCGTGCTGTTTCTGGGTGTGATCACCTGGGCGGTGTGCATGCTGCGGCTCGGGACCCTGGGCGCCGTGCTGCAGTTCCTGGGCGCCTTCGTGGCCAGCACCATCATGCCCATCGTCGCCGGCCTGTACTGGCGGCGCACCAACCCCTGGGGCGTGATCGCCGCCATGGTGCTCGGCACGGTGATCGGCCTGTACAGCTACTTCGCCATCGGTTTCTACGTGGCGGCACTCGTATCCGCGGCCATCTCCATGGCCTTGGTGTTGATCAGTACCTGGCTGTGGCCGAGAGATTTTCAATGGGCAAGCCTGCGCGAAGCCCCGGCGCATGGTTGA
- a CDS encoding aspartate/ornithine carbamoyltransferase family protein, which translates to MVETNDAQLDRPLQPKDGTAGIERPKALLDSLPEDPRPLMTLSSRHVVSSRQFDRETLVQIFRLAAQYESTPALLHPPLAGKILISAFYEPSTRTRLSFESAWHRLGGDIMSITDPKSTGMAKGESLADIAEMFNNYGDVIVLRNNEGPAIYEMLDSLRIPIINAGNGIDEHPTQAMADVYTIMKWRPELARTDLPAGQRIRIGIIGVPSRMRTVRSLLLTLGCFAHAIEEVVILSREDDLFDEGQAQELAEAGLKVRVATDLDGELPSLDVVYINAIAWVGDTFEAMGMDMRLSAASPLKKGAIVLHPLARGEELSTDLDKTPHNWYFAQARGAVFIRMALLTCMVRRISEVMDVPDVGRG; encoded by the coding sequence ATGGTAGAAACCAACGACGCGCAGCTGGACCGCCCGCTGCAGCCCAAGGACGGTACCGCCGGCATTGAGCGGCCCAAGGCGCTGCTGGACAGCCTGCCCGAGGACCCGCGCCCGCTCATGACCCTGTCCAGCCGGCACGTGGTCTCCTCGCGCCAGTTCGACCGGGAGACCCTGGTTCAGATCTTTCGCCTGGCGGCCCAGTACGAGAGCACGCCCGCGCTGCTGCATCCGCCCCTGGCCGGCAAGATCCTGATCAGCGCCTTCTACGAGCCGAGCACCCGCACGCGCCTGTCCTTCGAGAGCGCCTGGCACCGGCTGGGCGGGGACATCATGTCCATCACTGATCCCAAGAGCACGGGCATGGCCAAGGGCGAATCCCTCGCCGACATCGCCGAGATGTTCAACAACTACGGTGACGTGATCGTGCTGCGCAACAACGAAGGCCCGGCGATCTACGAGATGCTGGACTCCCTGCGCATCCCCATCATCAATGCCGGCAACGGCATCGACGAGCACCCCACCCAGGCCATGGCGGATGTCTACACCATCATGAAGTGGCGTCCCGAACTGGCCCGCACGGATCTGCCCGCCGGGCAGCGCATCCGCATCGGCATCATCGGCGTGCCCAGCCGCATGCGCACCGTGCGCAGCCTGCTGCTGACCCTGGGTTGCTTCGCCCACGCCATCGAGGAGGTGGTGATCCTGAGTCGCGAGGACGATCTGTTCGATGAGGGGCAGGCCCAGGAGCTGGCCGAGGCCGGGCTCAAGGTGCGCGTGGCTACGGATCTGGACGGCGAGCTGCCGAGCCTGGACGTGGTGTACATCAATGCCATCGCCTGGGTGGGAGACACCTTCGAGGCCATGGGCATGGACATGCGCCTGTCAGCCGCATCGCCGCTGAAGAAGGGCGCCATCGTGCTGCACCCGCTCGCCCGCGGCGAGGAACTGTCCACCGACCTGGATAAGACCCCGCACAACTGGTACTTCGCCCAGGCCCGCGGCGCGGTGTTCATCCGCATGGCCCTGCTCACCTGCATGGTGCGCCGGATCAGCGAGGTCATGGATGTGCCGGATGTCGGGCGCGGCTGA
- the asnB gene encoding asparagine synthase (glutamine-hydrolyzing): MCGIAGVLHADPKQPVDPETLVAMAAIQYHRGPDGFGYRVEKDRGVGFSHARLTIIDLDENRGRQPFASQDGNLMLAVNGELYDYKRIRTELTSRGAKFRSKSDSEMVLHLYERYGLEETLKQMRGEYAVALYDRAKDRLMLIRDRFGVKPLYWTEVNGKIVFGSEIKVLFAHPDVPRRFNAQGLYHQLMQTVVPGTTAFDGIHQVKPGHVITFERRHGKFEIKDERYWDMDFPLLSERGEPEDDEVYIEGVRRELMEAVQLRLEADVPVACYLSGGIDSCITLGLSAANQQSPVKAFTIGFDNKDYDETPIAKEMAESVGADQDIMRLNADHLYDNLVETLWHAERTIYNTLGVAKLLMSRHVNQAGYRVVVTGEGSDELFAGYPAFRRDMFLHGLDHMDPAERASWEQMLAESNKLFSGAMLAENELDDPALSDLVGFTPSCLQPWLATAAHVPGLMSGAMREQVQGYEPGRAIAEALDGDMIEGRHPLDKAQYVWIKTMLEGQILTWGGDRVDMANSMEARPPFLDHHLAEFATKIPPSMRIRGRTEKYVLRESMKGLLPKVLYEREKFAFMAPPAHTDPKKWAAMKALADEYLSDEAIEAAGLLDPAGVKALFALHEAEDTSASTQVQLDAVINHMIGVQVLHSHFVAQDVPALARRKAQELGWAA, encoded by the coding sequence ATGTGTGGAATTGCAGGCGTGTTGCACGCCGACCCCAAACAGCCCGTTGATCCGGAAACCCTGGTGGCCATGGCGGCCATCCAGTATCACCGGGGTCCGGACGGTTTCGGTTATCGTGTCGAGAAGGATCGCGGCGTGGGCTTCTCCCACGCGCGCCTGACCATCATCGACCTGGACGAGAACCGCGGACGTCAGCCCTTCGCCTCCCAGGACGGCAACCTGATGCTGGCAGTGAACGGCGAACTCTACGACTACAAGCGCATCCGCACCGAGCTGACCTCCCGGGGGGCGAAGTTCCGCTCCAAGTCGGACTCGGAGATGGTGCTGCACCTCTACGAGCGCTATGGCCTTGAGGAGACCCTCAAGCAGATGCGCGGCGAGTACGCCGTGGCCCTGTACGACCGGGCCAAGGATCGCCTCATGCTGATCCGCGACCGCTTCGGCGTGAAGCCCCTGTACTGGACCGAGGTCAACGGCAAGATCGTGTTCGGTTCCGAGATCAAGGTGCTGTTCGCCCACCCGGACGTCCCGCGCCGTTTCAACGCCCAGGGCCTCTATCACCAGCTGATGCAGACCGTGGTGCCCGGCACCACGGCCTTCGACGGCATCCACCAGGTCAAGCCCGGCCACGTGATCACCTTCGAGCGGCGCCATGGCAAGTTCGAGATCAAGGACGAGCGCTACTGGGACATGGACTTCCCGCTGCTTTCCGAGCGTGGCGAGCCCGAGGACGACGAGGTCTACATCGAGGGCGTGCGCAGGGAACTGATGGAGGCAGTGCAGCTGCGTCTCGAGGCGGACGTGCCCGTGGCCTGCTACCTGTCCGGCGGCATCGACTCCTGCATCACCCTGGGCCTGTCCGCCGCCAACCAGCAGTCCCCCGTCAAGGCCTTCACCATCGGCTTCGACAACAAGGACTACGACGAGACCCCCATCGCGAAAGAGATGGCCGAGTCTGTGGGCGCCGACCAGGACATCATGCGGCTCAATGCCGACCACCTCTACGACAACCTGGTGGAGACCCTCTGGCACGCCGAGCGCACCATCTACAACACCCTGGGCGTGGCCAAGCTGCTCATGAGCCGGCACGTGAACCAGGCCGGTTACCGGGTGGTGGTCACCGGCGAGGGTTCCGACGAACTCTTCGCCGGCTACCCGGCCTTCCGGCGCGACATGTTCCTGCACGGCCTGGATCACATGGACCCCGCCGAGCGGGCCAGCTGGGAGCAGATGCTGGCGGAGAGCAACAAGCTGTTCTCCGGTGCCATGCTGGCCGAGAACGAACTCGACGACCCGGCGCTCAGCGACCTGGTGGGTTTCACCCCCTCCTGCCTGCAGCCCTGGCTGGCCACCGCTGCCCACGTGCCGGGTCTCATGTCCGGGGCCATGCGTGAACAGGTGCAAGGCTACGAGCCGGGCCGCGCCATCGCCGAGGCTCTGGACGGCGACATGATCGAGGGGCGTCATCCCCTGGACAAGGCCCAGTACGTGTGGATCAAGACCATGCTGGAAGGCCAGATCCTCACCTGGGGCGGCGACCGGGTGGACATGGCCAACTCCATGGAGGCCCGTCCGCCGTTCCTGGATCACCACCTGGCGGAATTCGCGACAAAGATCCCGCCCTCCATGCGCATCCGTGGCCGCACCGAGAAGTACGTGCTGCGCGAGTCCATGAAGGGCCTGCTGCCCAAGGTGCTCTACGAGCGTGAGAAGTTCGCGTTCATGGCCCCGCCGGCCCACACGGACCCGAAGAAGTGGGCCGCCATGAAGGCCCTGGCCGATGAATACCTCTCCGACGAGGCCATCGAGGCCGCCGGCCTGCTGGACCCCGCCGGCGTGAAGGCCCTGTTCGCCCTGCACGAGGCCGAGGACACCTCCGCCTCCACCCAGGTGCAGCTGGACGCGGTGATCAACCACATGATCGGCGTGCAGGTCCTGCACAGTCATTTCGTGGCCCAGGACGTGCCGGCGCTGGCACGCAGGAAGGCGCAGGAACTGGGCTGGGCCGCATGA
- a CDS encoding mechanosensitive ion channel family protein: MELVLEYLEGVQWEELIFSTLRILLILVMAWVIMSVVRGGLARMERKLVESGKKQGDVPSEATKRAETLVRLLRQLVLIVVWVMALLVILNELGVSVAPILASAGVLGLAIGFGAQNLVRDVISGFFFILENQVRVGDVVVVNGTGGLVESINFRTLVLRDLEGKVHIFPNGTIDAVTNLTREWSAYVFDIGVAYKEDTDKVVGILRDVGEEIKADADYGPNIQDIEIFGVDKFDDSAVVIKGRIKTLPIKQWYVGREFLRRVKYAFDAQGVEIPFPHRTLYFGEASPPILARMVNQEAGKAQS; encoded by the coding sequence ATGGAACTCGTCCTGGAATATCTCGAAGGCGTCCAATGGGAAGAGCTGATCTTCTCCACCCTGCGCATCCTGCTCATCCTGGTCATGGCCTGGGTGATCATGAGCGTGGTCCGGGGCGGTCTGGCCCGCATGGAGAGAAAGCTGGTGGAGTCGGGCAAGAAGCAGGGCGACGTGCCCTCGGAGGCCACCAAGCGCGCCGAGACCCTGGTGCGGCTGTTGCGCCAGCTGGTGCTCATCGTGGTCTGGGTGATGGCCTTGCTGGTGATCCTCAACGAGCTGGGCGTCTCCGTGGCCCCCATCCTGGCCTCGGCCGGTGTGCTGGGCCTTGCCATCGGCTTCGGCGCCCAGAACCTGGTGCGGGACGTGATCAGCGGCTTCTTCTTCATCCTGGAGAACCAGGTGCGCGTGGGCGACGTGGTGGTGGTCAACGGCACCGGCGGGCTGGTGGAGTCCATCAACTTCCGTACCCTGGTGCTGCGCGACCTGGAGGGCAAGGTGCACATCTTTCCCAACGGCACCATCGACGCGGTCACCAACCTGACCCGGGAGTGGTCCGCCTACGTGTTCGACATCGGCGTGGCCTACAAGGAGGACACCGACAAGGTGGTGGGCATCCTCAGGGACGTGGGTGAGGAGATCAAGGCCGACGCCGACTACGGTCCCAACATCCAGGACATCGAGATCTTCGGCGTGGACAAGTTCGACGACTCCGCCGTGGTCATCAAGGGGCGCATCAAGACCCTGCCCATCAAGCAGTGGTACGTGGGCCGTGAGTTCCTGCGTCGGGTGAAGTATGCGTTCGATGCCCAGGGTGTGGAGATCCCGTTCCCGCACCGTACCCTGTACTTCGGCGAGGCCAGCCCGCCCATCCTGGCCAGGATGGTCAATCAGGAAGCGGGCAAGGCTCAAAGCTAG
- a CDS encoding dodecin, whose amino-acid sequence MSHVYKTLELTGSSTTGSDDAIKTAIAKAAKSVRHMDWFEVVETRGHIENGQIAHWQVTIKIGFRLED is encoded by the coding sequence ATGTCACACGTCTACAAGACCCTGGAACTGACCGGTTCCTCCACCACCGGCAGCGACGATGCCATCAAGACCGCCATTGCCAAGGCCGCCAAGTCCGTGCGCCACATGGACTGGTTCGAAGTGGTGGAAACCCGGGGCCATATCGAGAATGGCCAGATCGCCCACTGGCAGGTGACGATCAAGATCGGCTTCCGGCTGGAGGACTGA